Below is a genomic region from Nitrospira sp..
TTGAAAGGGTTTGAATATCTCCGTCAAGCTTGCTGATTTCCCCTTGGAGTCCCGCGATCTCGGTGGTCTTCGGTTCCACGACATAGTAGTAGAATCCCACCACTACTCCGGCCAGTGTCAACACCAGTAATCCAATCTTCTGAGCCAGCGGAACCGTGCGCAGCACTTCCAGGTTGATCGCGGGAAAGGTCATCAGCTTATCCCTTCAGCCGAAACGCGAGTTTGAACTGATAGACGCTCAACTGACTTTCCGTAGCGGAACGACTCTCCTGAAGATCAATGTTGGTAAAATAATCCGTGCGCCGCAGGTTGTTGACGAACTCCACCACATCGTCATTCGACAGAGCCCGCCCCTCCAAGTCGATGTTCTGACCGTTGACGCCGACACGGACCAGCCAGAGCTTGAGGGGGTCGAGACTCTGACTGACATGGTCCAACACCTTCACCGGGCCGACACGGGATTTCTCCAACTGGTCAATAACACGATTCTTGTCCTCCAGGTGCCGCTTGCGCTGTTCAAAGTCGGCAACCTGCTTGACCTGCTCGTTCAGTGATGCCACCTGTTTGGTCTTGTCGCTCTTCTCGGTCTGTCGGGCTTCCAATTCTTCATCCAGAGCTGCAGAGTACCACCAGCAGCCTGCAATCGTGATCATGAGAAGGCCAATCCCAAGCATGGCTTGGGCACGAACATCATATTGTGGCTTTGCCTTTCGTCCTTTCGGCCCCGGCAATAAGTTGATACGAATCATCGATCCCCTACCGATCTCAGGGCCAAACCAACCCCGACCGCGGCAATCGGAGCCATCTCCGCCAGAGTGGCTTGATCCATGTCGCATCCTGACGTGTCGATTTCACCGAAGGGATTGGCGATCTCCACCATTGCGTTCATACGGTCTCGCAACTGTTGCTCGAGACCTGCCACTTGAGCGCCGCCTCCGCACAACAGAACATGTTGGACTTCAGCGTCCGACATCGTGGACTTGAAATAATCCACCGTCCGTGCGATTTCCGAAGCCACCTCGGCGTTGACGCTGTCGATCACCCCCGTCACGGCCGATTGATTGGAGCCGGCAGAACGGCCACCCTTTTTCGTTTCCTCCGCATCTTCATACGAAAGACCTAGCTCCCGTTGCATTGCCTCGGTATACCGATTCCCTCCGATCGGAATATCGCGAGTAAACACCGAGACACTGCCACGAACGATGTTGATATTCATCACGCTGGCTCCGATGTTCACCAGAGCCGTCGTGTCTTCTTGGGACACGGGATAGTTGATTGCATGCATGTTCTCAATGGCGAACGCATCGACGTCCATGACCATGGGAAACAAACCGGCTCCCTTGACCAATTCCGTCAGCTCGTTGATCTTGTCCTTCTTTGCCGCCACGAGAATAACTGACATCTCGCCTTCATCCGCGTCGCCTCCCGAGGAGGGCAGCACGTGAAAATCGATATTCACCTCGTTGATATCGAACGGGATATATTGCTCCGCTGCAAGTCTGACCTGGCCCTCGAGCTCGTCGTCCGGCATCGGAGGAAGACTGATTTTTTTCACGATAACGGCATGACCGGAAATTGAAACGGCCACCTGCTTGACCTTGACCTTCAATTCTTCAAACAGCTCCTTGATCGCCGAGACGACGCGTCCCTCGTCCATAACCGTCCCGTCGACGATGACCTCGGGCTCAAGCGGCTTGATACCGAATTTCTGCAACAGATAGTGCCCTCGGTGCTCTTTAAGCTGGACAAGCTTGATGCCGCTTGACCCGATGTCCAAGCCCACAAGCTGACGCTTCGGCGTGAGCATCGAAAAGATATCCGTTTCTACCAGACTTTTAAGGGACTTCAGCATACGCGCCTCAGACTGTATCTCACTTCACAGGACCGGCAAAATCATTTCTCGATTTCTTGCATCGCTGGGTCATCGACGACCGTTCAGCACAAAGACCGCGCCGCCACAGCGGAAATTGTTACGATGCACAGGCCAAGTATAGTTCATGCCTCTTGTCTGTCAAGAAATCGACAGAAATGACAACCGGATTTTCCGAGGAAATGTACGCGATTTATCGAGGAGAGGACTGAACGGGGTTGCTACTTACCCAGATCTCGATGGACGACGGTGGTCGGATAACCTGTTACAGCAAAGCTTTCTTGTAACCGCTTAGCCACAGATACCGAGCGATGTCTGCCACCGGTGCAACCGATCGCGACGTTGAGGTAACTGCGACGTTCGCGCTCGAATAGTGGGATGAGAAATTTGAACAGCTGGTCCAAATGGCTGATGAAGGCAACCGCGTCGGGATCCGCTAGAACGAATGCCCTGACCCTCGGGTCTTCTCCGGTCAATGGCTTAAGTTCGGGAATAAAAAAAGGATTGCGCAAGAATCTGACGTCGAACAGCAGATCGATATCATAGGGAACACCGAACTTATAGCCGAAGGAGATGATGGAAATGGTTAAGCGGCGTGGCGCTCGGTCCTGACTAAACTGTCTCGCGAGCAGATCCCGCAACTCATGGACCGTCAAATCGGACGTGTCGATGATACGATCCGCATGACTCCGCAACTCAGCGAGACGTTCCTTCTCGAATCTTACACCCTCAAGCACCGGCAGATCGGGAAGCAGCGGATGGGGCCTTCGAGATTCGGAAAACCTTCGGACCAAGACTTCCTCGCGGGCTTCGAGAAACAAGAGCTCAACGGAATGTCCCAAGGCTTTCACCCGATCGAGCACTCCCACCAGATCAGTGAAGAACACGCGCTCGCGAACATCGATACCCAGGGCGACGTTCCTGATTTCCCCGCCTTGCTGATGGCATAACTCGACGAATGGGGGAAGGAGAGCGGGAGGCAAATTGTCGATGCAAAAATACCCGACGTCCTCGAACGACTTTAGTGCATGGGACTTACCAGCGCCCGAAAGACCGCTGATCACTACGAGCTTTAATCCCGCCATTTCAGGCACTCTTATGGATCGATGAGCACGATCTTGCCGCTCTCAGCTCTTCTCAATATCTGCAGCTTCCCAGAATCAGCACACGTGAACACCATGATTGAACCTGGCAGATCGTCCAGGCGGCTTGATGCAGCGGCACGAGACAACACCGAAACCTTTGGCCTCACCACCTCGATCGCATGTTCACCGGAATCTGGAGCCTCGAGCGGTGACTGTCTCGCAGAAACCGTTCTCCCTTTATGCTCGGTCCGCCGCTCTTTGTACTTGCGAATCTGTGTTTCAAGCCGATCGGCCAATTGATCGATTGTCATGTACATTTCTCTGGTCGACGTTTTGGCTTGAAATCGTTTTCTGTCGACGGAACAGAGCGCCTCCGCCGTATGCTGCAGCTTGTTCACGCCGAGCGTGATCTCCACTCGATCCATCAGTACTCCGTACCGATCCAATCGTTCGAACTTCTCGCGAATGTGACGCCTGAGGGCTGGAGTAATGGCCAAATGCCTACCTGTAATCTTCATTCATCTGCTCCTAGTGAGTGATTCATCTTAATCGATTATGGTAAGTGCCGGGTGGGTGGTCACGAGGCGCCACCTAACAAAAGCAGCATGATGTTCGTCGGCCTGCCGGAATTGGGATATCCGACATCCGAACAGGATGACCTTGCAACCTATCTCCCGACGCCTAGAAAAATTGCTTGCGTTGTGTTGCGGGAGGAATGTTCTCCTCAGCCCGGTACTTCGCAACCGTTCGTCGCGCGATCAGCACCTGTTGTTCGCGGAGACGCGCGGCGATTTCCTCATCTTTCAACGGATGACGAGCATCCTCGGCTGCGACCATCTTGCGGATCATTTCCCGCACGGTCACAGACGACAACATGTCGCTTGGTTGATCCGCACGCTGCAGCCCTGCGTTGAAGAAAAACTTAAGCTCCAGCATGCCTTGCGGACAATACATGTACTTATTCGCCGTCACCCTACTGATGGTCGATTCGTGCATCCCGATGTCCTCGGCAACCTGCTTGAGCACCAGCGGCTTTAGATACTGCACTCCATGCTCAAAGAACTGCTCCTGAAACTTGACGATGCTGGAGACCACTTTCACGATGGTCTTGTTGCGCTGCTCGATACTGCGAATCACCCATTGTGCGGCACGGAGGCGTTCGTCCAGGTAAGCTTTGGTTTCCGACGATCCGCTCTGTCCCGAACTCATGAGTTGCTTGTAATAGGGGCTAATCCGCATTCGCGGCAGTCCGTCGTCGTTCAGCAACACGACCCATTCCCCTTCGTTCTTCACCACAAACACATCCGGAACGATGACATAATTCTGGGTGTTGTCGAAGGGACGGCCTGGCTTCGGTTCAAGCGCTTCAATCACTTTGGTGGCCTGCAAGACCTCTTCCACCGTCACCTCCAGAGCCTTGGCCACCCGCGCATACTGTTTCTTCTCGAGATCCTTGAGATGGTGGAGTATGATCGCCTCGACGATCGACCCCTTCAGTGCCCCGGGACGAGCTCCCAACGATCCAATGGGACCCCGCCCAAGGTGCCCCAATTGTAGGAGAAGACATTCGGAAAGGTCACGAGCTCCCACCCCTGTCGGATCAAACGTCTGTATGTCCTTCAGAACCGACTCAACCTCTGCCTCGGTAAACTCAGTCCCGCTGGCAACTTCCGACAGCGGCATGCGCAGATAGCCGTCATCGTCCAGATTGCCGATGAGCAATCGGCCCATCTCCTTCTGTCGTTCGGACAACCCGGACAAGGACAACTGCCAAAGCAGATGATCCTCCAGGGAGGTTGCCTTCCGCATATTTTGTTCAGAGGAAGGAAAGTCATCGGACGATGAGGACTGCCGCTCACCGCTTCCCGTCCTCCGGTCTGTCTGGAAGTATTCCTCCCAGCCTGCCGCGGACACCTCATCAGGCGTGTCACGCTCTTCGGGGGTCGCTTCCTCGGACTCGGTCGTGTCGGAGCTGCTCGATGTGGCGGGGGAGTCCTCTACCTGCTCATCGGCAGAGCTTCCTTCACTCTCCTCGGCCTCAGCCGGCAACTCGTCCAGCAGCGGATTGTCCATCAAATGCTGAGCGAGACTCTGTTGCAGCTCCAGTCGTGACAATTGCAGCAGCTTGATTGCCTGCTGCAATTGCGGCGTCATGATGAGCTTTTGGCTGAGCTTCAGGTCAAGTCGTAGTTTCATCGACACCGTATTCGTTCCTCATAACCTGAATCGATCGCCGAGATAGACAGCTCGAGCCGTTTCGCTTTTCACGATGGCCTCGGGCGAACCCGCCTCCAGAATCAAACCTTCGTTGATGATGTAGGCACGATCCGTAATGGAAAGCGTCTCTTGAACGTTGTGATCGGTGATAAGAATCCCGATACCTTTTTCCTTTAGTCGGGTGATGATCTGCTGAATGTCCGCCACGGCAATGGGATCGATCCCGGCAAACGGCTCGTCCAACAACATGAACGATGGATTGGTCGCCAATGCCCTGGTGATCTCCAGTCTTCGACGTTCGCCGCCGGACAACGCGTACGCCATGCTTGTCCGAATATGTCCGAGATCCAGCTCTTTTAGCAAGAACTCCGCGCGCTCAGCTCGCTCTGATCGAGAGTAATCCAGCATTTCGAGGATTGCCACAATATTGTCCTCGACGGACAGGCGCCGAAAAATCGACGACTCCTGAGGAAGATATCCGATCCCTTTGCGTGCGCGTTTATACATGGGCAACGTCGTCAACGGCTGGCCGTCCAGTGTGATCGTACCTTCGTCGGGCTGGGTGAGACCGACCATCATGTCGAAAATCGTCGTCTTTCCCGCCCCGTTCGGCCCGAGCAAACCGACGACTTCTCCGGCATGCACTTCCACAGACACACCCTTGACGACTTTCCGTGAACGAAAGCTCTTGACCAATCCCGTCGCCCGAAGAGCGGTTTTCCCGGGTCCGGACGCGGCAGGGGTGGAGGGTATTGCAGAGGCTTGCGCCACTTCGGTCACTTGGCTCCTCCCTCCGACTCGATTCGCACGTGAGATCCCCCCTCAACGACACTTCGATCCTCCGCCAGAAACATGGTAATTTGTCTGCCGCTCACTCTGGTCCCCTTCTCCCAGGCCACAGGCGATCCGGTCAGGACGATCTTATCTTCCTCTCGGTAATACACCGCCTTTTCGCACGTTGCGTTTCCGCTGTCGCGCTCGATTTTCACCCGACCGATCGCTTCGATTTTGTTCACCGCCCGGTTCGAGACGGTATCCGGCCCCTTTCGCTGCACCGTATCCTGCGCCTTTCTATCTTCGACTCCGTTGGATTGCGCCGAGCCGAACGAGACGATCATCCGATCCGAATAGACCACCAAGGTGCCGCGCGTCAGTACGACCGCACCCTCGAAAATCGCCTGGCTGTCATGATTCTTCACCGTCATCTTCCTTGAGGTGATGGTCGTACTGACGGACTGATCGGCACCGGCAGTCACCGGGGCAGCCAGCGACGGATGGGCGGTGAGAGACACGCCAGCGAGCACCACGCTAAGAGACAGGAGACACTTCAACATGCACGTCCTCGAGCACTTCGAATTCTTCACGGTCCATATGACCCAACAGCCCGACGCCAGTCACTTCCAATCCGTGTCCAACGATACGGACAGGGTCGCTTGTTCGAATTTCTCTAGTTTCATCGGTCCAGGTCAAGTGATTCGTGTAGATGGTATAGCCGCTCTGTGTCCGGATGACGAGCGGGTCAATCCGGTTCGCCAGAGCAAAGTTCTTCGTGTCCGTATTGAGCGTGCCTTCATCTCCTTCCACAGTCAGCTCCTTGCCCGCCTGCCCGAAAAGTGTGACGGCGACCGTATCGAGGTGGGCCTGTTTTTTCTGTTCAAATAGTCTGGCTTGCTTGGCGTCGACCTGCCACTGCACCCTGTCCCCTTTGGTTTGGGTAAAGGTGAAGCGGGAAATGGTGGCGTCCGCCTGATCCATCGCACTGGTCTGTCTCGTGGGAGGGGGTGCGGACGTCGAATTCGTCATGAGCAGGTACACAAGATAACCGGCCAGCACAACGCTCAACCCAAGAAGGCCTCGCTGTGCCAGCGTTCTCCACACTTTATAGGTCTTGCTCCAAACCAGCAGTAACTAGTGGCACGATAGTAGCATGCGCGTCCGAGCAAGTAAACTTCTTACCTTGACGGATGCCATAATTCCTCGGGAAAACACCGCAGGCAGGAATGTGTCTGAATGAAGGGAGCGGGCCGGCAGGACTCACCAGAGTCCCATCGGCCCATCAATGAACTAGGATTTCGCGGTTTCGCCGGGTGGAGTTGACTGTTTCGTGGCCGTCGCATCAGGGCGGGAGACCAGTTCGATCGCAACCAATTCGGCAGCATCACCGATTCGCCGTCTGGTCTTTATGATTCTGGTATATCCGCCCGGCCGATCCTTGAATCGCGCCGCCACGTCACCGAAGAGCTTAGTCACGACCGGCTTACTCCGAAGAAAACTGAGCGCTCGCCGGCGGGCCGGCAATGAACCGTCCTTGCCAAGCGTGATCATGCGATCAGTAAAGCCTCTGATTTCCTTGGCCTTGGCTTCTGTTGTCTCGATCCGTTCGTGTTCGAGCAGCGAAGTCACAAGGCTTCTGAACAACGCCCAGCGATGCTTGGTCTGTCGGCCGAGTTGTCTGCCTTTTTTTCTGTGACGCACGGTTCCCTCTTGTTCGTTATTCAATCGGCTTGGGATTGCCGTTTGAGGGCAACGCGTCCAACTTGACCCCCAAGCCCAGTCCCATTTCGGTCAATATTTCTTTGATTTCATTGAGAGACTTCTTACCGAAATTCTTTGTCTTCAGCATCTCGGCTTCAGTCTTCTGCACCAAATCGGCAATCGTCTTGATGTTGGCATTCTTCAGGCAGTTGGCTGCCCTGACGGACAGTTCCAGTTCGTTGACGCTGCGGAACAGGTTCTTGTTGATCTCGCGTTGAGCGTCTTCACCGGCCAGCTCCCCACGACCTTCCACTCGTGCTTCTGGATTGATGAAAATATCCACATGATCCCGCAAAATGCCTGCGGCGATCGAGAGCGCATCTCGGGGCGAGATCGTTCCGTCGGTCCAAATCTCCAAGGTGAGCTTGTCATAATCGGTCATGCGGCCCACACGGGCATTTTCAACCTGAAAGTTGACCCGCTTGATGGGCGAAAAAATCGAATCAATCGCAATCACTCCGATGGGCAGGCCTTCCTCCTTGTTCCGCTCAGCAGGCACATAGCCACGGCCGTGTTTCACGGTCATCTCAATATCCAACGTCGCATCCTTATCCAATGTGGCGATATGGAGATTTGGGGTCAGAATCGTCATGTCGGCATCATGAACGATATCCGAACCTTTCGCTTCACCGGGCCCTTTCTTCTTGAGACGGATGGTCTTGGGCTTGTCGGTATGAAGCGCCAACCGAAGTCCCTTCACATTCAAGATGATCGACGTGACATCTTCGGTCACTCCGGGAATCGTCGAAAACTCGTGCAACACCCCTTCGATCTTCACCGTTGTCACTGCGGCACCCGTCAACGAGGAGAGCAGCACCCGGCGCAACGCATTGCCCACAGTCGTCCCAAATCCCCGTTCAAAGGCCTCGGTCGAAAACCGCCCGAATGTCGGAGAGAGGGTTTCTTTATCGACCTCGACCCGCAGCGGGATCTGGAAATCCTTCATCGCTTTAATCATGAGTCCCCCTTCATCGTGTCAGCACCTGCACAACCTCGGCGAGGCATTCTGCAGAGGAGCGGCGCTGTATGAAGTCACCGTTACCTTGAATAGAGTTCGACGACCATCTGCTCATTGACTGGCAGCGTAATCTGGTCTTTCGTCGGAAGGGCGCGGACCGTACCCTTGAATCCGGCCTTGTCTAACTCCAACCACTCCGGCACACCCCGCCCTTCGACCGATTCCAGAGCCGTTTGAATGGTGACCAAGTTCCGACTTCGCTCGCGAACGGCCACGACATCTCCGGCCCGTACCACGGCGCCGGGAACATTCATTTTCCGGCCATTGACCGTCACATGACCGTGACTCACCAGCTGGCGGGCCTCGCGCCTCGACGCGCCGAACCCGAGTCGGTAAGCCACGTTATCGAGTCGCGATTCGAGCAGGCGCAACAACGCTTCGCCCGTGACGCCGGTCTGGCGCTCAGCCCGTTCAAAGACGCCACGGAACTGCGATTCCTGCAATCCGTAGATCCGCCGTAATTTCTGCTTCTCTCGAAGCTGAAGGCTATAGTCCGACGTCCGCTGGCGCCCCTGCCCATGTTGGCCGGGCGGATAGCTGCGCCGCTCGATGGCACATTTCTCCGTCATGCAGCGGGAGCCCTTCAGAAACAGCTTCTCCCCCTCACGCCGGCACAACCGACAGACAGGACCTCGATACTTTGCCACTTCTCTACCTCCGGTTACCGGACACCGTCACCGGTCGGTGCCCTTACGTTCCAGTCTTATTACACAGTCGAGTGACCTCAGTTACACTCGCCGACGCTTCGGCGGCCGGCAGCCATTGTGCGGGATAGGCGTCACGTCCCGAATGAGATTGATCCGAAGCCCTGCTCCTTGGAGCGAACGGATCGCCGATTCGCGGCCGGACCCCGGGCCGTTCACATAGACATCGACCTGGCGCATCCCGCTTTCCATCGCTTTTCGAGCAGCAGCTTCACCGGCCCGTTGTGCGGCAAACGGTGTGCTCTTGCGGGAACCCTTGAATCCTTGGTTGCCGGCACTCGCCCAGACAATCGTATTGCCGCTCATATCCGTAATCGTCACAATGGTGTTGTTGAACGAGGCCTGCACGTGGGCGACCCCACTCTGGACGATCCGTCGCTCCTTCTTCTTCCCCTTTTTAACGCTCATGAGAGTCCCTTTGCCGCGAATGGGTTAGGTGGTAGATGCCGGGCGGGCCGCCGGTCTCGGCTTGCTTCCGACTCCCGCGCGACGCCCCTTGCGGGTCCTCGCGTTGGTCTTCGACCGCTGGCCGCGAACGGGCAATCCCTTGCGATGCCGCAATCCGCGATAAGCACCGGTGTCGATCAGACGCTTGATGTTCATCGAGAAGGTCTTTCGGAGATCCCCCTCGACCTGATAGCCCTGATCGATGATCTCACGGATCTTCACGATTTGGTCTTCGCTGAGATCCTTTACACGGATCGCTCCGTCGATTCCGGCCTTGGCGAGGATAGTTCGTGCAGCGGCTCGGCCGATGCCGAACACATAGGTCAGACCGATATCCGACCGCTTTTCTCTGGGCAGATCCACTCCGGCAATACGTGCCATGTTTCCTCCAGTGCTGAGTACTATCTTCTCGGTGCTGAGATGCCTTCGGTGCCAGGTTGTGCTGCTTCGACTGCCAGCTCAGGGCTCAGCATTCATCGCTCAGTACGTTACTTCATCCCTGCCGTTGTTTATGCCGCGGATTCTCGCACAGGATCCGCACGACCCCTCGGCGTCTTACGACCTTACATTTGGCACAGATCGGCTTGACGGACGATTTCACCTTCATGTGTCTTCCAATGCTCCTACTTGAACCGATACGTGATCCGACCCCGCGTCAAATCGTACGGAGACATTTCAACCGTCACCTTGTCGCCGGGAAGGATCCGAATAAAGTGCATGCGCATTTTTCCGGAAATATGCGCCAAGATCTTGTGACCGTTCTCGAGTTGCACGCGAAACATGGCGTTCGGTAGGGTTTCGGCCACGGTGCCTTGAATCTCGATGATGTCTTCCTTGGGCACGAACCCTTATCCTTTCTTCTGACGACTCTTCACAATCGACTGAGGATTCTCGCCGGTCCTTCCGGCTGAACGGCGATCGTATGCTCGAAATGCGCCGAGAAACTTCCGTCCACCGTCACCGCGGTCCACCGATCGTCGAGGACTCTGACCGCCGCGCCTCCCATATTGACCATGGGCTCGATGGCGAGGACCATGCCCTGTTGTAACCGTGGTCCCTGTCCAGGTCT
It encodes:
- a CDS encoding PilN domain-containing protein, producing the protein MITIAGCWWYSAALDEELEARQTEKSDKTKQVASLNEQVKQVADFEQRKRHLEDKNRVIDQLEKSRVGPVKVLDHVSQSLDPLKLWLVRVGVNGQNIDLEGRALSNDDVVEFVNNLRRTDYFTNIDLQESRSATESQLSVYQFKLAFRLKG
- the pilM gene encoding type IV pilus assembly protein PilM, whose translation is MLKSLKSLVETDIFSMLTPKRQLVGLDIGSSGIKLVQLKEHRGHYLLQKFGIKPLEPEVIVDGTVMDEGRVVSAIKELFEELKVKVKQVAVSISGHAVIVKKISLPPMPDDELEGQVRLAAEQYIPFDINEVNIDFHVLPSSGGDADEGEMSVILVAAKKDKINELTELVKGAGLFPMVMDVDAFAIENMHAINYPVSQEDTTALVNIGASVMNINIVRGSVSVFTRDIPIGGNRYTEAMQRELGLSYEDAEETKKGGRSAGSNQSAVTGVIDSVNAEVASEIARTVDYFKSTMSDAEVQHVLLCGGGAQVAGLEQQLRDRMNAMVEIANPFGEIDTSGCDMDQATLAEMAPIAAVGVGLALRSVGDR
- the rapZ gene encoding RNase adapter RapZ, encoding MAGLKLVVISGLSGAGKSHALKSFEDVGYFCIDNLPPALLPPFVELCHQQGGEIRNVALGIDVRERVFFTDLVGVLDRVKALGHSVELLFLEAREEVLVRRFSESRRPHPLLPDLPVLEGVRFEKERLAELRSHADRIIDTSDLTVHELRDLLARQFSQDRAPRRLTISIISFGYKFGVPYDIDLLFDVRFLRNPFFIPELKPLTGEDPRVRAFVLADPDAVAFISHLDQLFKFLIPLFERERRSYLNVAIGCTGGRHRSVSVAKRLQESFAVTGYPTTVVHRDLGK
- the raiA gene encoding ribosome-associated translation inhibitor RaiA, whose product is MKITGRHLAITPALRRHIREKFERLDRYGVLMDRVEITLGVNKLQHTAEALCSVDRKRFQAKTSTREMYMTIDQLADRLETQIRKYKERRTEHKGRTVSARQSPLEAPDSGEHAIEVVRPKVSVLSRAAASSRLDDLPGSIMVFTCADSGKLQILRRAESGKIVLIDP
- the rpoN gene encoding RNA polymerase factor sigma-54, whose translation is MKLRLDLKLSQKLIMTPQLQQAIKLLQLSRLELQQSLAQHLMDNPLLDELPAEAEESEGSSADEQVEDSPATSSSSDTTESEEATPEERDTPDEVSAAGWEEYFQTDRRTGSGERQSSSSDDFPSSEQNMRKATSLEDHLLWQLSLSGLSERQKEMGRLLIGNLDDDGYLRMPLSEVASGTEFTEAEVESVLKDIQTFDPTGVGARDLSECLLLQLGHLGRGPIGSLGARPGALKGSIVEAIILHHLKDLEKKQYARVAKALEVTVEEVLQATKVIEALEPKPGRPFDNTQNYVIVPDVFVVKNEGEWVVLLNDDGLPRMRISPYYKQLMSSGQSGSSETKAYLDERLRAAQWVIRSIEQRNKTIVKVVSSIVKFQEQFFEHGVQYLKPLVLKQVAEDIGMHESTISRVTANKYMYCPQGMLELKFFFNAGLQRADQPSDMLSSVTVREMIRKMVAAEDARHPLKDEEIAARLREQQVLIARRTVAKYRAEENIPPATQRKQFF
- the lptB gene encoding LPS export ABC transporter ATP-binding protein, whose product is MPSTPAASGPGKTALRATGLVKSFRSRKVVKGVSVEVHAGEVVGLLGPNGAGKTTIFDMMVGLTQPDEGTITLDGQPLTTLPMYKRARKGIGYLPQESSIFRRLSVEDNIVAILEMLDYSRSERAERAEFLLKELDLGHIRTSMAYALSGGERRRLEITRALATNPSFMLLDEPFAGIDPIAVADIQQIITRLKEKGIGILITDHNVQETLSITDRAYIINEGLILEAGSPEAIVKSETARAVYLGDRFRL
- a CDS encoding LptA/OstA family protein; translation: MLKCLLSLSVVLAGVSLTAHPSLAAPVTAGADQSVSTTITSRKMTVKNHDSQAIFEGAVVLTRGTLVVYSDRMIVSFGSAQSNGVEDRKAQDTVQRKGPDTVSNRAVNKIEAIGRVKIERDSGNATCEKAVYYREEDKIVLTGSPVAWEKGTRVSGRQITMFLAEDRSVVEGGSHVRIESEGGAK
- the lptC gene encoding LPS export ABC transporter periplasmic protein LptC, with product MLAGYLVYLLMTNSTSAPPPTRQTSAMDQADATISRFTFTQTKGDRVQWQVDAKQARLFEQKKQAHLDTVAVTLFGQAGKELTVEGDEGTLNTDTKNFALANRIDPLVIRTQSGYTIYTNHLTWTDETREIRTSDPVRIVGHGLEVTGVGLLGHMDREEFEVLEDVHVEVSPVS
- the rplQ gene encoding 50S ribosomal protein L17 produces the protein MRHRKKGRQLGRQTKHRWALFRSLVTSLLEHERIETTEAKAKEIRGFTDRMITLGKDGSLPARRRALSFLRSKPVVTKLFGDVAARFKDRPGGYTRIIKTRRRIGDAAELVAIELVSRPDATATKQSTPPGETAKS
- a CDS encoding DNA-directed RNA polymerase subunit alpha, with translation MKDFQIPLRVEVDKETLSPTFGRFSTEAFERGFGTTVGNALRRVLLSSLTGAAVTTVKIEGVLHEFSTIPGVTEDVTSIILNVKGLRLALHTDKPKTIRLKKKGPGEAKGSDIVHDADMTILTPNLHIATLDKDATLDIEMTVKHGRGYVPAERNKEEGLPIGVIAIDSIFSPIKRVNFQVENARVGRMTDYDKLTLEIWTDGTISPRDALSIAAGILRDHVDIFINPEARVEGRGELAGEDAQREINKNLFRSVNELELSVRAANCLKNANIKTIADLVQKTEAEMLKTKNFGKKSLNEIKEILTEMGLGLGVKLDALPSNGNPKPIE
- the rpsD gene encoding 30S ribosomal protein S4; protein product: MAKYRGPVCRLCRREGEKLFLKGSRCMTEKCAIERRSYPPGQHGQGRQRTSDYSLQLREKQKLRRIYGLQESQFRGVFERAERQTGVTGEALLRLLESRLDNVAYRLGFGASRREARQLVSHGHVTVNGRKMNVPGAVVRAGDVVAVRERSRNLVTIQTALESVEGRGVPEWLELDKAGFKGTVRALPTKDQITLPVNEQMVVELYSR
- the rpsK gene encoding 30S ribosomal protein S11, producing MSVKKGKKKERRIVQSGVAHVQASFNNTIVTITDMSGNTIVWASAGNQGFKGSRKSTPFAAQRAGEAAARKAMESGMRQVDVYVNGPGSGRESAIRSLQGAGLRINLIRDVTPIPHNGCRPPKRRRV
- the rpsM gene encoding 30S ribosomal protein S13, with the translated sequence MARIAGVDLPREKRSDIGLTYVFGIGRAAARTILAKAGIDGAIRVKDLSEDQIVKIREIIDQGYQVEGDLRKTFSMNIKRLIDTGAYRGLRHRKGLPVRGQRSKTNARTRKGRRAGVGSKPRPAARPASTT
- the rpmJ gene encoding 50S ribosomal protein L36 codes for the protein MKVKSSVKPICAKCKVVRRRGVVRILCENPRHKQRQG
- the infA gene encoding translation initiation factor IF-1 is translated as MPKEDIIEIQGTVAETLPNAMFRVQLENGHKILAHISGKMRMHFIRILPGDKVTVEMSPYDLTRGRITYRFK